The following are encoded together in the Desulfovibrio desulfuricans DSM 642 genome:
- a CDS encoding NifB/NifX family molybdenum-iron cluster-binding protein yields the protein MSKTILAIPSQMPGGMDSGMGMHFGHCDIYTIVELENGQVAAQSTLESVPHQQGGCMAPVQYLASHGVNALLAGGMGMRPLMGFNQMGISVYFAGNQPTVGMAVQAFCQGKLTEFTPEHTCGGGH from the coding sequence ATGAGCAAGACTATTCTGGCAATTCCTTCTCAAATGCCCGGCGGCATGGATTCCGGCATGGGTATGCATTTTGGACATTGCGACATTTACACCATCGTAGAGCTGGAAAACGGTCAGGTTGCCGCCCAGTCCACCCTTGAATCCGTCCCGCACCAGCAGGGCGGGTGCATGGCTCCTGTGCAGTATCTGGCCTCCCACGGCGTCAATGCGCTTCTGGCTGGCGGCATGGGCATGCGCCCCCTCATGGGCTTCAACCAGATGGGCATCAGCGTGTATTTTGCAGGCAACCAGCCCACCGTGGGCATGGCCGTGCAGGCATTTTGCCAGGGCAAACTGACGGAATTCACCCCCGAGCATACCTGCGGCGGCGGGCATTAA